The following proteins are encoded in a genomic region of Glycine soja cultivar W05 chromosome 17, ASM419377v2, whole genome shotgun sequence:
- the LOC114393130 gene encoding protein DETOXIFICATION 55-like: MLAEQKFQKTYPTVTEVLEEVRRMTDIGFPIAAMSLVGYLKNMTLVVCMGRLGSLELAGGSLAIGLTNITGYSVLSGLAMGMEPLCTQAFGSRNLSLLSLTLQRTILMLLLFSLPISLLWLNLESLMLCLRQNPDITRVATLYCRFAIPDLIANSFLHPLRIFLRSKGTTWPLLWCTLLSILLHLPTLTFLTFKLNLGVPGIAISSFVANFSNLFFLLLYMFYTRVPKESLHVSLLMSHNNLIITCSSSTSTIAKEWGMLMKFSIQSCLAVCLEWWWYELMTISAGYLDNPRVALATAGIVIQTTSLMYTLPTALSASVSTRVGNELGAGQGERANLSTVVAIGLALVSSIFGLLWTTMGRERWGRVFTSDSEVLQLTVAVLPIIGLCELANCPQTTSCGILRGSARPGIGAVINFCSFYLVGAPVAIVLAFYWKLGMVGLCYGLLAAQIACVVSIFGVVYKTDWERESLKARCLVGKASCGTFAYDEDQTDALKCEEGVVFLNSQK; this comes from the coding sequence GTATTGGAAGAAGTAAGGAGAATGACAGACATAGGGTTCCCAATAGCAGCCATGAGTCTTGTGGGTTACCTCAAAAACATGACCTTAGTTGTGTGCATGGGAAGATTGGGAAGCCTGGAATTAGCCGGAGGTTCTTTGGCCATAGGCTTGACCAACATAACCGGTTACTCTGTCCTCTCAGGTCTAGCCATGGGCATGGAACCCCTCTGCACCCAAGCCTTCGGTTCTCGAAACTTGTCCTTACTCTCTCTAACTTTGCAGAGAACAATTCTCATGTTACTGCTATTTTCTCTCCCCATTTCTCTTCTTTGGCTCAACCTCGAATCTCTCATGCTATGCCTTCGCCAGAATCCAGACATAACCCGAGTAGCAACCCTCTATTGCCGCTTCGCAATTCCAGACCTCATTGCCAATAGCTTCCTCCACCCTCTTCGAATCTTCCTACGTAGTAAAGGCACAACTTGGCCACTGTTGTGGTGCACTTTACTATCCATTCTTCTACACCTTCCAACCCTCACTTTTCTAACCTTCAAACTTAACCTTGGCGTGCCGGGAATCGCTATCTCATCCTTTGTTGCCAATTTTAGCAaccttttcttccttcttttgtaCATGTTCTATACACGTGTCCCCAAGGAGTCCTTACACGTGTCTTTACTAATGtcacataataatttaataataacatgTAGCAGCAGTACTAGTACTATTGCCAAGGAATGGGGTATGCTAATGAAATTTTCGATACAAAGTTGTCTAGCTGTTTGCTTGGAATGGTGGTGGTACGAGTTGATGACAATTTCAGCAGGTTACCTTGATAACCCTCGTGTTGCTCTAGCCACTGCTGGCATAGTGATACAAACCACGTCTCTTATGTACACTTTGCCAACGGCACTAAGTGCATCAGTGTCAACCAGAGTAGGAAATGAACTTGGAGCGGGGCAGGGTGAAAGGGCAAATTTGTCAACGGTGGTGGCAATAGGATTAGCACTTGTAAGCTCAATATTTGGTTTGTTGTGGACCACAATGGGAAGAGAAAGGTGGGGGAGAGTGTTCACTAGTGATAGCGAGGTGTTACAATTGACCGTGGCAGTGTTACCTATAATTGGACTGTGTGAGTTAGCCAATTGTCCGCAAACCACAAGCTGTGGAATCCTTAGAGGAAGTGCTAGGCCTGGTATTGGGGCTGTTATTAACTTTTGCTCATTTTACTTGGTAGGAGCACCAGTGGCAATTGTTTTAGCCTTCTATTGGAAACTCGGGATGGTTGGTCTGTGTTATGGGTTGCTGGCAGCACAAATCGCATGTGTGGTGTCAATTTTTGGTGTGGTATATAAGACTGATTGGGAAAGAGAGTCATTGAAGGCTAGATGCTTGGTGGGAAAGGCTTCATGTGGCACATTTGCATATGATGAGGACCAAACTGATGCACTCAAATGTGAAGAAGGTGTTGTCTTTCTCAACTCCCAAAAGTGA